The sequence ACTACATCCTTACTAACAATACTATAGCTTTGTATAATGCCATACACAGTATATGTCGGGAACATAATGTAAAATATCACTTTCCGGAATCATAGCTTGGATAAACCTATATTTTACAAGTGATTATTACTAGCAAACTAAGACTCTTACATGTTATTATTCATAGCAGCTCTGATTATGTCACAGGAAATTCTAACACCTTATAAATACTTATTTTCCAAGAAATCGAATCTAATTTATGTGACAGTTTGGATTAAAGAAAAAGAACTATATGTCTGTAATGTGTTTGACAATTTTCaaatttgtgttttggatttctaTGTTATATGCACACCTGTATTAGTCACTGTAAGTAGTGGTTACTGTGCTTCAGTAATGGGGAATTATGCTTTAAAAATCTAaagtaaattgtatatatatattttttttcttttaaaagctgatattttataaatttgtgaaaacaaaatattaaacaaattcaGAATGAAATGCAGGTATGACTTAATGCCACAATCCCGCCCAAAAACGAATGGGACGGCAAACCAATATAGTGCCAAATGAGGCTTGACTGAAATGCAGATGAGAACGACTGTAAAAATGTCTCTACAGCTAAATTCATCAAAGCATAATCTAATTAATGAAAGAGTCTATACTAGATCCTTTTACTGATCTTAGATGGACTTGCGTAGAAGGTTCCTCATTCACAAACTCAGTAACTATAGCCTATGATATTGAAATGATGTTATAGTCTGAATTATATTTTAGTAACTGTTTATGACATTTTTATGACTAGTTTTTAATATACAGATGGAGTTAATTTGCTTTGGACAACCATTACGACCAAACTTCTGTCACAAGGTGAGTCAGCAGCGGCCATTTGTCAATAACCACAATGCACTTGGGGTTGCAGCATTGTCTATAACAAATGTTTTAGCCTGTTATATTCAGAAAGCTTCATGAAATGCGCAGCAAAACGTCTAGTGTTGTAATAAGGATCGACTACTGCGCCTACTGGATGCTGACCAAAGTAGGGAGCTGAGCATAATATCCTAAACTGAACATTTTGGAGAGGTTTTTCAGAGTGCTTAAATGGGTTGTAATGGGCAAAATATTACATAATGTTTACTTTATATACATTGAAGTACAAAacttctttaaaaaatattttaccaaaCAGGCTAAAAAGAAATTAATTTCTGCTCTTagaaactgtaaataaaatatgcaAGCAAGATAGTTTCTTGTTTTGTGAACTcatgtattattactattattattattattattaatattatcattattatttataaattgctAACATCTTTCCAACACTgtacagcaggggtgggcaaacctgtcctcaagggccataaacagttcatgttttttggatttctttaatcatgcacagctgagttaatctatttggctgggtcagtaattatcccagctgtttctacagacagaaatccaaaaaaaatgaactgtttatggcccttgaggactggtttgtcCACCCCTGCTGTACAGAGTAAGTAACACATACAGGGCAGAATAACATGTCATAAGGATAGCACCTTccctaatgtaatatatataatagtgcagtttatctccccccccctcccatctctctatcactatttaaataatgaaaatgttcTACAGTTGTCATGCAGGATTGAGGAGAAAAGAATCTGTAGGGAAAAAAATAGTGGAGCGTAAAGTTTGAGGGAGAAGAGCACTAAGGGAAGATAATGGAGAGCTGAGAGGAGAAAATAGTTAATGCAGAAGCAATACTAGGGGGGAAAGAAAATAATAGCTGAGGGGAAAAAGCTAGCAGTAGAAATGATAGGGACTTGCGTgagagagatttgaggggagAACAGAGAGATCTGTGCTTCATGGTCTCAGGTCTGTGCACTGTCCGTCAATCTCATATGTCTTTGTTATGTCACAAGCAGTTCTTTTCTGtatgcaatacattttttgagATAATTGCATCCATGTATTTATTACACTGCTCAACTCTCCCTATGTACCTGCTATTATGATTAGTGTTTAAATGTTTGTCACATCTTATGCTGACTTATTGTCTGTGTGCCATGCTATTTGTaatttaattgcatccatgcatttattacaCTGCTCAACTCTCCCTATGTACCTGCTATTATGATTAGTGTTTAAATGTTTGTCACATCTTATGCTGATTTATTGTCTGTGTGCCATGCTATTTGTaatttaattgcatccatgcatttattattctgctactGTGTATAACATCAGTACAGTTATGTCAGTGGCTACGGAATctctggtgccatataaataaacaatggtgaTAACGTGGATGATGGTGACAAATCAAGTGTGTTTGTGGAATGGAGAGTGGAGACAGGTTACAACAAACTTAAATATATAATAGCTTGAGTATATTATGCTAGCCAAATACATGTTTGCTGGGGACACTGGACCTTGGGGAGTTGGGCACGGAGATGTGCTATACATAGTGTATATATTGCATTATTGCATGATGCTATGTAATATTCTTGCCAGTTTTGCATAATAAGACACAGTGAATGACTACTTGAGTCCTTTTTCTAGTTATCACTCTTCATATTCATCCTCAGAAGACTAAGAAGACACCAGACAATAGCAACAGCCACATCTCTTATCTGGCAAAAATTGGTGAGTTTATCACTGAGTCACTCTTTATACAAGGAAAaactaattgaattttttttaaaaaaaaactttgtttactatatatatatatatttatttattatacatcaaTTAATGAGGTTTTCCAACAGTCTTGATCAGTGCAAGAATCCCACTTCCAATTCTAGCCATGATTGGAATACACCTCACTTCCCTCACATTGAGGAGGGCATGATGACTCCACGCACTAGAAAGATTCTACTGAACGTCCCACACTACAATCATTATGCAGCTTTATATAGCTTTTATCATACTAACTTcagacagtagatggcagtagtacTCAATGCAAACTAACTATTTAAAAATGGTTTTACTGTTatctaatatatgtaataattcaGAGAGAAGTGAAATTACAAATAAAGTGAAGCACCCTCAGTAGTTTACATTTCATTGAGTCCCGGGGAATGTTAGCTTTGGGTAATAATCTAGTTCATGACTGGTTCTAAGGCTTCTGTATCCTTaaagatattatatatttttattaatatgaaCTAATCTGTGCCCCTCCCATATATTTAAACCTGCTGTATTCATGTAATcaagctaataaataaatatatagctatTTTCCTATTTACCCCACTAAAGCCttccttttaatataaaataactgCAACCCTACATGTATTTACCATTTATTCCATCCCATGATTTCACactacatatttttcttttcctaGATTGAGGGtggaaagaaaaagaataaaCTTTTGCCATTCCATAATGGTAAATTCAACAATTTTCTACAACAATATGACTCAAGGGTTCGTTTCAAGCAGCAAAATGACCGATGCTCTTAAAATCTTTCTTGAGACCCTAGCAATCATTTGCTTCTGCTTTTTCTTCTACTTCATCCTTATTATTCTCCACGTTTACTTCACCACTCCTCATGTCCGAGAAAACGCTCGATACGTCCTCTTTGCCCACATGCTGATTAATGACACATTATATCTTGTTTCAGGGCTGATTCTCTTACTGGCTTCCCTGTCCTTGGTATACATCCCGGTGCCCATTTGTTATATCATTGCCACTCTGGCAACAGTTACATTTAGGATCACACCCTACAATTTGGCAGCCATGGCTCTGGAACGCTATGTAGCCATTTGTTTCCCACTAAGACATGTAACGCTTTGTACATCCCAAAGATCTAATTATGTCATTGCCATCATATGGGTAATAGGTCTAATCCCAAATTTAGCTGATTTCATTATCCTGAGCACCTCAGCTAAGACAATTTTCTCCCTTAAAATTATATGCAACTGGGAAACATTAACAGTGAATCTTGTGCAACGCATGATAAAATCCAATACCGTTATCATTAGCCTAATTTTGGTAGGGCTTATAATTGTGTTTACCTACGTCAGAGTGATGTTCATAGCAAAGAACATGAGCTCAGGCAGAATTTCTGCCTTCAAAGCCGGTAAAACCCTCATGCTCCACGCGTTTCAGTTTCTGTTATGTTTGTTGTCCTTAACTTCATCATTTATGGAAAATTACTTTAGAGATTATAACTATTTATCTACAGTTAACTTTCTCCTGCTAATGTGCCTGCCAAGGTTTCTCAGCCCATTCATTTATGGGTTAAGGGACAAAGTGCTCAGTAAACGTATTAGGAAATTTCATCTTGCAAAACATCGAGTGCTAGTTATCGAATAACATCATGTTAAAGTACAATGAAATTGATCATTTGTTTATTAGCATACATAGATTATAGTGCAGAGAGAGATGTGGGACACTTAACATAGAGGCCTAGATAAACTCacacttatataaattatatgtcaGTTCCAGATttcaagcaaatatatatattacagaacaTTGCTACCAATAACAGTTAAGTTCAAAGTTTGCATAGATTGAACTCATAACATCTTTGAAaatccataaacatttaggaGAGAAAACTACAAAAGAAAACTTTATTATcacacataaataaatgatttataaaCCTTCGACTGAGATTATAAATTTTATATGTTACTTTGTAGAAAACCAGGATTATGGCAAACAATGCTTTATCCTTACTTGAATATTGGCATGTTTTGTTTGACAACTGGGCAGCATTGTGGTCTTTCTatgatgtatttttaatataatcaaggttttttttttatatactgttttatTAACTGTTAGCATGCTATTATCAATCTATGAGTTATCTACACACTGATCATGTAAAACATGTAACACCTGTTGACTATTATGTTTTATGCTGGTattttttgtgtatgtatatacattttatattcattttaatatatagaaTAGATTCATTTTAGCAGGGTGGTATATAAATTAGAGTACTCGTTATCCATTTCGTCATTGTACTTATTTACATGACCCTCTTGCCAGATTAGCACAAacatagtatataaaatatactgattGAGCAGTTTTTGTTTCTAATTTTGTATAGTTAAGTTCAGAATGCTCAtgaaaaatgtcaaaataaatcCTCAAAGAACTATTAGTTTTAATAAACCTGTAGGGTTCAGCTGTGAGGATACATGTCGGAATCCAAAGCCACTTGTTGGTGCTTCATGTGTACAAATAAAGGACATTTACTTAAGACACACGATGAAATACTACACCTGTTGATGAGGATAAACTCTACCAAGTTACGCTGCATTATTCCCTCCCGTTCATAAATATTAGTATGGTGATGTGGCTCTCTGTGTGCATCATTTGACAAGGCTGGGCTGCTCTGCTCATCTCAATAAAAGCATTCCATCTGTACCAAATATAAGGCCTTCAATTTCCCAGGCATTGCATTGTAGTGTATACAGGTATAAATGCTTTAGGtacaaaatatagtaataaagaaTTAGCAGAATGGAATATATTTCTAATAAAGAGCAGTCATTTCACTGAACAGAATTTATTGATTATATATAACAGTTAAGGCAATAGACTTGAAGCGCACTGGATGCACAGCAAAAAATGCCTTGGATTTGCCCTGGTGCTCCTAATGTTTCCACTCAGCACATCTACATCAAGGAAGATCCGTAACCTCCAGTCTTGGGTTTGTGAGGAGGAGGATGTGAAAACCACGTTGTGCAAGTTTTAGACTCTTGCGACTGAAGCATAAAGACACTTGTGTTCCATCGCCAATTTCTGCGTACTGAATTGTCCTCATCTCACTGCTTTCCAGCTTATTGCAATTTGTGATCATATGCGTTTGtttacatacattattattatccatgGATATCTATGCTTCTTGCTATATGATAGacagatttattattaaatgtcGCCAGGTGGAGTATTTAATCAGAGATAAGAGAGAACAAGATGTCTGGGCTTAACAATGGGTATATACAAATACACTATCATCAAACATGTTGTTTGTCCAACAAGGTCATAGCATAATACCCTGGATCAGACTCCTAGGCATCCTCTCCATAGGGAACCAACAGTCCCCAACCACCAGAAGAAGGATACTCTGGGGTTAAGTTTATCACCTTCCCAAGTACCACAAGCTGGCTCCCGCCGTAATCCACCCCTATTAGTGCCATCACCCTGGGAATAATGCAAAGTATATAACCTGTGCTTTTGACTGTAATGTGGATTAGTGGCTAAGAGTTGTGCTTTCTTCACATGTGTACTATGTGTTTGTAAGGAATGGTATCTGCCTGGTGACTGTGTATCTACCCGGCTATATTGTCATCTActaaataaactgcattttggaTGCAACAATCTGCCTAGTTGATTTCAAAGAACCCACCAGGACGTACGGTCATCACAGTGGGAaaattttaactagagatgctcgctgaccccgttttggttttggatctggattagctttgtgttttggtcttggttttggttttgtattttttaacaaaaatcctacaatatgctaaaatcacataattttgctcttttttttttgttcctacactcTTAATAACCTGaataacactaattgcaagtcatttgcagtcaattttgaccacctcacaggtcacaatattattttcatacactttcagacaaatactgtaataacctggctggatggtaagtgacagagcaatgacacaaacacacggcagttcctggcacatctaggacacattggcacacagcagtggcagaaaagaaaaatgggggtccgggGCCCGCCCACCCTCCTAACCCCCCACTATTGTGGagtttaaaaaggaatccaaaactgccgttttgcctcgttttcgattctgagGGCGCACAACAGTACAGAGCCGGCTTGCGAGCCAactcggataccctaagttcaggtgtgttcggttttcgggaaaccgagcccgcccatctctaatcttaACAGACTCACAATGCAAAAGTATAAATGTCCCTTTATAAGTAAAACCTATCACCACTTTACCACTGATTTCATTAGATTACTAATTATTAAATAGTACAGCTCAGGTTTACCCCATTTACAGCAAAATTAATCATGAGACCCAGAGGACACTGGGCCGGACTTTGTTGCACTTTTTTTCATATGACTGTTTTGTTGGCTGAAGCCAAAGtgacactggaatgtgcaaaatattttgcattttaattataGGATGAGACCTGATCTCTGCCAGcttagagctggtgcaaaatcACAGTGTAATGAAATGTCTGTGCGTTCTTCTGTACAGCAAGGAATAGTCCTAAAAAATAACCCTtctacccctttatctcatttcaaaaaTATTATTCGGCAAAAAGGAAAATTTGCATATATAAGAGAAGCATATTTACATCTATTCACAGAACATCATCATCTTTGTGGATTTGCAATATACAAAATTGTAGTTGAGTTGCTATAGATTGAGATTAAATTCTCACCAGTTTTCTCTATAGGCAATAATTTTGTAACATTGTAATCATTGTTATTCAGAGAGTAACTGTGTGTATATTAAGCAACAGTGTCTTTTCAGGTTAGCTGTAGATACAAACACTTTCTCCTGATTTATTTGTTCTCCACTTTGTGctcactccaaggggtatatttactaaactgcgggtttgaaaaagtggagatgttgcctatagcaaccaatcagattctagcagtcattttgtagaatgcactaaataaatgataattagaatctgattggttgctataggcaaaatcttcactttttcaaacccgcagtttagtaaatatactccccaaAAGTGCTCAGCTTTAATATGGCTTCATACTGTTAAATTGGCAACAGTAGAATACAAACACCCCCCAAATAGAAATAAGAGGATTATTGTGTCAATATAAATTCACGTTTACAGTGATTTTTTAATGGCGAAAGTGTGTCCAAAATAGCTGTTATATAAgtttttgtgattttatttacTTAATAGTGATTTCCTGAAGCAACCATTTAAATATAGTGTTTCATTAAAGTCAGTTTGGAGGTGTTCTTTATACTATGATCTTATAGATTGCTAATTTTACTATTATGTAGATTTCATCAATAGTCTGATGTATAGTATAAGTCCGCTTTTATCttacttatttatttacagaCTAATGGTATATATATTCTCTGAGTGTAGTTTTTAGGTTAAAACACAACCCTAATTTAGCGATCGTGTTTAGGAGCAAGAACCCGGTATCAGAGTTATCTGAAGTGCTTTCATTTATTTCCTGCTGTTCAGCTCTAAAACGCTTTGCTGCCTTAATTAGATTGTCGCCCTAAACTCATCTTTATACATTTAAATACTAGATTAGAGTTTCCATTTGATTGCTGGCTAAATTTTAATTTATGTAGCAACAGTCACAGAAACGCTAATGccgatttagtggcgctatataaataaatggtgatgatgattatgcgcATTTTGCCAATGGCTTTCTCAACATTACACTGCTACAAacacattagagatgagcgggctcggatatctgaaatccgagcccacccgaacgttgccgatccaagcggatccgagacagatctgggtattcccgccaattgaaaaactgaaaccgaggctctgagtcataatcccgctgtcggatctcgcgatactcggatcctataaattccctgctagccgccgccatcttcactcaggcattgatcagggtagagggaggttgtgttaggtggtcctctgtcctgctatatctcgtgctgtgctgtgctggggaaataacaatgcccttagaaggacacagcacagcacagcacgaaaaatgtaaaaaaaaaaataattataaaaaaaagaaattaaaaaaaaatatccaaaaacaatcctgcagtata is a genomic window of Mixophyes fleayi isolate aMixFle1 chromosome 2, aMixFle1.hap1, whole genome shotgun sequence containing:
- the LOC142139778 gene encoding odorant receptor 131-2-like, with protein sequence MTQGFVSSSKMTDALKIFLETLAIICFCFFFYFILIILHVYFTTPHVRENARYVLFAHMLINDTLYLVSGLILLLASLSLVYIPVPICYIIATLATVTFRITPYNLAAMALERYVAICFPLRHVTLCTSQRSNYVIAIIWVIGLIPNLADFIILSTSAKTIFSLKIICNWETLTVNLVQRMIKSNTVIISLILVGLIIVFTYVRVMFIAKNMSSGRISAFKAGKTLMLHAFQFLLCLLSLTSSFMENYFRDYNYLSTVNFLLLMCLPRFLSPFIYGLRDKVLSKRIRKFHLAKHRVLVIE